A part of Gramella sp. MAR_2010_147 genomic DNA contains:
- a CDS encoding capsule assembly Wzi family protein gives MRIYFLSFLFFLLFLAPSYGQVFYNLDFEGQAQLFSSKESPFWMHTNSRGRLDEKTHFSGLLSYEAEIDLGGDRSAEFGLGGFFKDGYEDGIYLDEAYFSYSSPKLGIVLGKKQREDLFQELSASNQSILWSLNASPPPGLRIFTRDPYFVNGDHGIGFMFSLEEYILNDDRHIDQTRLHHKSGHIVYRSENNFEITLGAQHFVQWAGNSEEFGQLPGGLDDYRRIFTGMASENDVGNGQEVNALGNQIGSYELIIKTKIRDIDFQFLYNHIFEDASGLKGGNLPDGRYAVYFEDNRDTFWGNSWLKAFMYEFYYTKNQSRRRKSSEEDGADNYFNNNLYRSGWTYRNQVLGVPFILLNEESRFRIGTNILTVHHFGLKGDVFDKFPYRFLLSYRKNYGVKDSFFAETKEVFSTLLELELINTDYILKAQFGADINSQEQSNFGIGLNFSKTIF, from the coding sequence ATGAGAATTTACTTCTTAAGCTTCTTATTTTTTCTTTTGTTCCTGGCTCCATCCTATGGACAGGTGTTTTATAATCTGGATTTTGAAGGTCAGGCTCAATTGTTTTCTTCAAAAGAATCACCTTTTTGGATGCATACTAATTCTCGTGGGCGATTAGACGAAAAAACCCATTTTTCAGGCTTATTATCTTATGAAGCAGAGATTGATCTCGGGGGAGATCGAAGCGCAGAATTTGGTTTGGGAGGATTTTTCAAGGATGGGTATGAAGATGGAATTTATTTGGATGAAGCTTATTTTTCTTATTCTTCTCCAAAACTTGGAATCGTCTTAGGAAAAAAACAACGAGAGGATCTATTCCAGGAACTCAGTGCTTCAAATCAAAGTATTCTGTGGTCTCTCAATGCTTCACCGCCACCTGGGCTTCGTATTTTCACGAGAGATCCCTATTTTGTTAATGGAGATCACGGCATTGGATTTATGTTCAGTCTGGAAGAATATATTTTGAATGATGATAGACATATTGACCAAACAAGGCTTCATCACAAAAGCGGACACATAGTTTATAGAAGTGAGAATAACTTTGAAATTACTCTTGGAGCTCAGCACTTTGTGCAATGGGCAGGTAATTCTGAAGAATTCGGGCAACTTCCCGGAGGACTTGACGATTACCGAAGAATTTTTACAGGAATGGCCAGTGAGAATGATGTAGGAAATGGTCAGGAAGTAAATGCCTTGGGTAATCAAATTGGTAGTTATGAGCTTATAATCAAAACAAAGATTCGTGATATAGATTTCCAATTTCTATATAATCATATTTTCGAAGATGCTTCTGGTTTAAAAGGAGGCAACCTACCAGATGGGCGATATGCTGTATATTTTGAGGATAACCGTGATACCTTCTGGGGAAACTCGTGGTTAAAAGCGTTTATGTACGAATTTTATTACACAAAAAATCAGAGTAGAAGACGAAAAAGTTCTGAAGAGGATGGAGCAGATAATTATTTTAATAATAACTTATATCGGTCTGGGTGGACCTATAGGAACCAGGTGTTAGGTGTACCTTTTATTCTTTTAAATGAGGAGAGTAGATTTAGAATAGGAACCAACATCCTAACAGTACATCATTTTGGTTTAAAAGGAGATGTCTTTGATAAGTTCCCATACCGTTTCCTTTTGAGTTACCGTAAGAATTATGGTGTTAAAGACTCATTTTTTGCTGAAACAAAGGAGGTTTTCTCGACACTTTTAGAATTAGAACTTATAAATACTGATTATATTCTGAAAGCACAGTTTGGAGCAGATATTAATTCTCAAGAACAATCCAATTTCGGAATTGGGTTAAATTTTTCAAAAACAATTTTTTAG
- a CDS encoding PAS domain S-box protein yields the protein MSKETPKIKQEAFVTLCYEKGIVAYSSTAEELFKMCFDVQIASENCFSEYFPEKEKHEIKQKLKSCWTGRFQNFSINFKNKKFKLLFSLSPVLNISGDFDQVSICIEQIKLDNKLTGSSCPDEIEKELEFNKQIYSNLFYNNPDAVFSFDLEGNFVNANTASAKLAETSIEKLLKMHFLPLIAEEEHDAVLERFTKAANGENQNYQTNFTSVKGTKKILDVNNFPITYNGKIIGVYGIAKDITNQKLAEKKVTEERQMLRAIIDNIPDYIFVKDKEHKSILANRKFYTQMLGQSNDQSCKGYSPLDYLETERGLEIIEDNERVMRTGEPVVNRPDLITNIEGRQEMVLLTKVPLKNEKEEIVGLVGVARDITQTYLHNKKQELVFRIIKAFGDKPTFNEAMIKTLKIFCDELEFDYAEAYKVSVNNQKLVRTAFWPLNKDLSENDNPESVYSLGEGLPGMVWQSEEVKILQQGDGTGLLQNMVLEKNKEIKTAVGIPIIFQDKLISVLCMGSIKDSKKIELDVLGDITLQIASAIERKRSQDQLNDFFQFSPNLIAVIGMDGFVKKINPSFVEKFGFSECDILSKPFAEFIHPEDLDKTYKAIETVSIEGSDLELRCLKRNGDFLWISWRFSRYFAEENVVFIYGTDITQLKQVHYELSEHIAERKKVQKKLEDSELKYRSLFDASPLPMWVLDRNKLNFLKVNKAAIDLYGFTAEEFSKMSVRDLWAPEQGKRIESIVSENYHSFFQVKVEHIKKNGERIFVNVNSNPMIYAGVEARVSLIKDVTARIKAEEQLLHSEKRFKALVQDGSDLISILDKDFNYVYNSPASKAVFGLDPDQVNGTNFKNYIHQKDYQNVEDHLKKIWKLKRIQLPSYRIRNAENNWSWIETIITNLSDDPAIGGIVMNSKDITEFVDKERELLESLRRYDIVAKATSDLITDYDIDENKIKVSDVAFEMFGFSNEDGIYSGEWWANRTHPDDHEYVQYHSKQMQDGHIKNLTIEYRFKCADGSYKYILDRSYLMLDDDGKPKRIIGSMQDITERKQHLIAIENHNKRLQEIAWTQSHVVRAPLAKVMGLVDLLINYRNDLDNVNGILDNILTSANELDVIIRKIAVQTEDEL from the coding sequence TTGAGTAAGGAAACTCCCAAAATTAAACAGGAGGCTTTCGTAACATTATGTTATGAAAAAGGAATTGTGGCTTATTCTTCCACGGCTGAAGAGCTTTTCAAAATGTGCTTTGATGTACAAATAGCTTCAGAAAATTGTTTTTCTGAATACTTTCCTGAAAAAGAGAAGCATGAAATTAAGCAAAAATTAAAATCATGTTGGACGGGTAGATTTCAAAACTTTTCTATAAACTTCAAGAATAAAAAATTTAAACTACTCTTTTCATTATCACCTGTTCTTAATATAAGTGGTGATTTTGATCAAGTTTCTATTTGTATAGAACAAATTAAATTAGACAATAAACTTACCGGTTCATCTTGTCCTGATGAAATTGAGAAGGAACTGGAGTTTAATAAGCAAATTTATTCCAATCTATTTTATAATAATCCAGATGCAGTTTTTTCATTCGATCTTGAAGGAAATTTTGTTAATGCGAATACTGCTTCAGCGAAACTTGCTGAAACTTCTATTGAAAAACTGCTAAAAATGCATTTTCTGCCTTTAATCGCAGAAGAGGAACATGATGCTGTATTAGAGCGATTTACGAAGGCCGCAAATGGAGAAAATCAGAATTATCAAACCAATTTTACTAGTGTAAAGGGTACAAAGAAGATATTGGATGTAAATAACTTTCCAATCACCTACAATGGAAAGATTATTGGGGTTTATGGAATTGCGAAAGATATAACCAATCAAAAGTTAGCAGAGAAGAAAGTCACGGAGGAACGCCAAATGTTGAGGGCTATTATAGATAATATTCCTGACTATATTTTTGTAAAAGACAAAGAGCACAAGTCTATTTTAGCCAATAGGAAGTTTTATACGCAAATGCTCGGTCAGTCTAATGATCAAAGCTGTAAAGGTTATAGCCCTCTTGATTACCTTGAAACTGAAAGAGGTTTAGAAATTATTGAGGATAATGAGAGAGTTATGCGTACGGGAGAACCTGTTGTGAATCGCCCAGATCTCATTACAAATATAGAGGGTAGACAGGAAATGGTTTTACTTACCAAAGTTCCATTAAAAAATGAAAAAGAGGAAATTGTTGGGCTGGTAGGAGTAGCAAGGGATATAACCCAAACTTATCTCCATAATAAAAAACAGGAACTGGTATTTAGAATTATCAAGGCTTTTGGTGATAAACCCACTTTTAACGAGGCAATGATCAAAACCTTAAAGATTTTTTGTGACGAGCTGGAGTTTGATTATGCTGAAGCGTATAAGGTAAGTGTAAATAATCAAAAATTGGTAAGAACCGCCTTCTGGCCTTTAAATAAAGATCTTTCAGAAAATGATAATCCCGAAAGCGTATATTCTTTAGGCGAAGGACTTCCGGGAATGGTTTGGCAATCTGAAGAAGTGAAAATTTTACAGCAGGGAGATGGTACAGGTTTGCTTCAAAATATGGTTCTGGAAAAGAATAAAGAGATCAAAACTGCGGTAGGAATTCCAATCATTTTTCAGGATAAGCTGATTTCTGTTCTTTGTATGGGATCTATTAAGGATTCAAAAAAGATTGAACTGGATGTTCTGGGGGATATAACTCTGCAAATCGCTTCAGCCATTGAAAGAAAAAGGAGCCAGGATCAATTAAATGACTTTTTTCAATTTTCGCCTAATTTAATTGCTGTTATAGGAATGGATGGTTTTGTTAAAAAAATCAATCCATCTTTTGTAGAGAAATTTGGTTTTTCAGAATGTGATATATTATCTAAACCTTTTGCTGAATTTATTCATCCTGAAGATCTTGATAAAACTTATAAAGCTATAGAGACGGTGTCTATTGAGGGTTCAGATCTCGAATTACGATGCCTAAAAAGAAATGGAGATTTTCTTTGGATATCGTGGCGTTTTTCAAGGTATTTTGCAGAAGAGAATGTTGTTTTTATATATGGCACAGATATTACTCAGCTTAAACAGGTACATTACGAATTATCAGAACATATTGCTGAGCGTAAAAAAGTTCAAAAGAAGCTGGAAGATTCTGAGCTAAAATACCGAAGTCTTTTCGATGCAAGTCCACTTCCAATGTGGGTTTTAGATAGGAATAAATTAAATTTTTTAAAGGTCAATAAAGCAGCGATAGATCTATATGGGTTTACAGCCGAAGAATTCTCAAAAATGTCAGTTAGGGATCTTTGGGCTCCAGAACAGGGAAAGAGAATTGAAAGTATTGTTTCTGAAAATTATCACAGTTTTTTCCAGGTAAAGGTGGAACATATTAAGAAGAATGGCGAAAGGATCTTTGTAAATGTGAATAGTAACCCGATGATTTATGCCGGGGTGGAAGCACGTGTGTCGCTTATAAAAGATGTCACTGCCAGAATTAAAGCAGAGGAACAATTACTGCACAGTGAAAAACGATTTAAAGCATTGGTTCAGGATGGATCAGATCTTATCTCTATTCTAGATAAAGATTTCAATTATGTCTATAATAGTCCGGCTTCTAAAGCTGTTTTCGGTTTGGATCCAGATCAAGTAAATGGGACTAATTTTAAAAACTATATTCATCAAAAAGATTACCAAAATGTTGAAGACCATTTAAAGAAGATCTGGAAGCTGAAAAGGATTCAGCTACCATCCTATAGGATACGAAATGCTGAAAATAACTGGAGTTGGATTGAGACGATTATCACAAACCTTAGTGATGATCCAGCAATAGGAGGAATTGTTATGAACTCCAAGGACATTACAGAATTTGTAGATAAGGAAAGGGAGCTTCTTGAAAGTTTGAGACGTTATGATATCGTAGCGAAAGCCACGAGTGACCTAATTACTGATTATGATATTGATGAAAATAAAATTAAGGTTAGTGATGTAGCGTTTGAAATGTTTGGATTTTCCAATGAAGATGGTATATACTCGGGAGAGTGGTGGGCAAATAGGACACATCCTGATGATCATGAATATGTACAATATCATTCAAAGCAAATGCAGGATGGTCATATAAAAAATCTAACCATCGAATATCGTTTTAAATGTGCAGACGGATCTTATAAATATATTCTTGACAGGAGTTATCTTATGCTGGATGATGACGGAAAACCAAAGCGCATCATTGGATCTATGCAGGATATCACCGAAAGAAAACAACACTTAATTGCTATTGAAAATCATAATAAAAGGCTTCAGGAAATTGCATGGACACAATCTCATGTTGTAAGAGCCCCTCTGGCAAAGGTGATGGGACTTGTAGATTTACTGATAAATTATAGAAATGATCTTGATAACGTTAATGGAATACTGGATAATATTTTAACTTCAGCAAATGAGTTGGACGTAATTATAAGAAAAATTGCGGTTCAAACCGAAGATGAATTATAA
- a CDS encoding response regulator, which produces MLRTIIIDDDEIVTFLQKKIVTKCEFDQDPYVFKEAQKAVDFLEIDADDDTDYLIMLDINMPRMNGWEFLEKIKSIKKNERFYVVMVTSSIDRKDKRNAAEDPHVVDFIEKPVSARHCSKLKGIAKLSAHFEDS; this is translated from the coding sequence ATGCTACGAACTATAATTATAGATGATGACGAGATAGTTACCTTTCTTCAAAAAAAAATAGTAACTAAATGCGAATTTGATCAAGATCCATATGTATTTAAAGAAGCTCAAAAGGCAGTAGATTTCCTGGAAATTGATGCGGATGATGATACAGATTACCTAATCATGCTGGATATAAATATGCCGAGGATGAATGGTTGGGAATTTCTTGAAAAGATTAAATCGATCAAAAAAAATGAAAGATTTTATGTGGTAATGGTAACTTCTTCAATAGATCGAAAAGATAAAAGGAACGCAGCAGAAGATCCACATGTTGTAGACTTTATTGAAAAACCAGTTTCAGCAAGACATTGTTCCAAACTTAAAGGTATTGCTAAATTATCAGCTCATTTTGAAGATAGTTGA
- a CDS encoding endonuclease/exonuclease/phosphatase family protein — translation MTAGEIILVFFTILMCIPTIASLTRFDEWWIRGFDFPRIQISFLIICVITASILIYDFEELWQIFGVGTLILSLLYQFKKIFPYTYISKKQVLKFKGSDPNASISILVSNVLTSNKRSDKLISLVNERQPDILLTLETDKRWEEELSVLEKDYQHTIKIPKDNLYGMHLYSKLEFKDAKVRYLVQDDIPSIHGYVILRTGKKVRFHCLHPMPPSPTESETSTNRDAELLMLGRDVDAEKDSILVFGDLNDVAWSRTTRLFQKLSGLMDPRIGRGFFNTFHSNYFLLRWPLDHVFHTKDFTLIEIARERNIGSDHFPMYIKLNYEPTAEAINEDTDEADEEEKEWAEEKIKTADPIRQKLDLNYLQNELII, via the coding sequence ATGACTGCAGGAGAAATTATATTAGTATTCTTCACTATTTTAATGTGTATCCCTACTATCGCATCTTTAACAAGGTTTGATGAATGGTGGATAAGAGGTTTTGATTTTCCCAGAATTCAGATAAGTTTTCTCATTATTTGCGTTATTACCGCTTCCATTCTCATCTACGATTTCGAAGAGTTATGGCAAATTTTTGGCGTAGGAACTCTAATCTTAAGTCTACTTTATCAGTTTAAGAAGATATTCCCGTATACCTATATTTCGAAAAAACAGGTTCTTAAATTTAAAGGTTCAGATCCTAATGCTTCGATTTCTATTCTTGTTAGTAACGTTCTTACTTCAAACAAACGTAGCGATAAACTTATTTCTCTGGTAAACGAAAGGCAGCCGGATATCCTTTTAACCTTAGAGACAGATAAAAGATGGGAAGAGGAACTCTCAGTTTTAGAAAAAGATTATCAGCATACTATTAAAATACCTAAAGATAATCTATATGGTATGCACCTTTATTCTAAACTGGAGTTTAAAGACGCAAAAGTAAGGTACCTGGTTCAGGATGATATTCCTTCTATTCATGGTTATGTGATTCTTAGAACCGGAAAAAAGGTAAGGTTTCATTGTTTACACCCCATGCCCCCCAGCCCAACAGAAAGCGAAACTTCTACAAATCGTGATGCCGAATTACTAATGCTAGGAAGAGATGTAGATGCTGAAAAAGACTCTATTCTTGTATTTGGAGATCTAAACGATGTTGCGTGGTCCAGAACCACGAGGCTTTTTCAGAAATTAAGCGGTCTTATGGATCCCAGAATAGGAAGAGGCTTCTTCAATACGTTTCATTCTAATTATTTTTTACTTAGGTGGCCGTTAGATCACGTTTTTCACACTAAAGATTTCACTCTTATTGAGATTGCAAGAGAAAGAAATATTGGGTCAGATCATTTCCCAATGTATATCAAACTGAACTATGAGCCAACTGCAGAAGCGATTAATGAAGACACTGACGAAGCAGATGAAGAAGAAAAAGAATGGGCTGAAGAGAAAATAAAAACCGCCGATCCTATTAGACAAAAACTAGATCTCAACTATCTTCAAAATGAGCTGATAATTTAG
- a CDS encoding phosphatase PAP2 family protein, with protein sequence MMNKYFYILLIGLISFNLTAQEKKSPYKTDFWKDGAWIAGSVGLNVLGVISIQNKANLSETELANLDGDDIWGINRGAVGNYSEKADELSYIPFYASFATPILMLLGEDERSNFGQISVMFVETMATTGAFFTITAGNVQKSRPLVYNETLPIEDRLDSDAQRSFFAGHTAATAAATFFTAKVFQDFNPESPAVPFVWAGAVAVPAYVGYLRTKAGKHFLTDNLIGFGIGAACGILVPEIHKIGNEKLDVYPTMNTNVMGTGIDTKGIGFNYSF encoded by the coding sequence ATGATGAACAAATATTTCTATATACTACTTATTGGCCTTATTTCATTTAATCTCACGGCGCAGGAAAAGAAGTCTCCTTACAAAACAGATTTCTGGAAAGATGGAGCATGGATCGCAGGGTCTGTTGGCCTAAATGTTCTTGGTGTTATTAGCATACAGAATAAAGCCAACTTATCTGAAACGGAATTAGCCAATCTGGATGGAGATGATATTTGGGGAATTAACCGCGGTGCTGTTGGGAATTACTCAGAAAAGGCAGATGAATTAAGCTATATTCCATTTTACGCTTCGTTTGCAACACCTATTTTAATGTTGCTAGGCGAAGATGAACGAAGCAATTTTGGACAGATCTCTGTAATGTTTGTTGAAACTATGGCCACTACCGGAGCTTTCTTTACTATAACAGCCGGTAATGTTCAAAAAAGCCGTCCTTTGGTTTATAATGAAACACTTCCAATAGAGGACAGGTTAGATTCTGATGCACAAAGATCATTTTTTGCCGGGCATACGGCCGCGACTGCTGCAGCAACGTTCTTCACAGCGAAAGTATTTCAGGATTTTAATCCGGAATCACCTGCAGTTCCTTTTGTTTGGGCAGGAGCAGTTGCAGTACCCGCATATGTGGGTTACTTAAGAACTAAAGCTGGAAAACATTTTCTCACAGATAATTTAATAGGCTTTGGAATTGGCGCCGCATGTGGTATCTTAGTACCTGAAATTCATAAGATCGGGAATGAAAAATTGGATGTTTATCCAACTATGAACACGAATGTTATGGGAACCGGCATAGACACTAAAGGCATAGGATTTAACTATAGCTTCTAA
- a CDS encoding magnesium chelatase, producing the protein MDKEKIKDLGALKKAGYESKGIKDELRDNLKEKIKNKENAFTGIHGYDYTVIPELERAILSRHNINLLGLRGQAKTRLARLMVNLLDEWMPVVEGSEINDDPLKPISRYAKELIREKGDKTPVSWVHRDERFFEKLATPDVTVADLIGDVDPIKAANLKLSYADDRVIHFGMIPRANRSIFVINELPDLQARIQVALFNILQEGDIQIRGFKLRLPLDMQFVFTANPEDYTNRGSIVTPLKDRIGSQILTHYPEDIETAKVITSQEAQLDERQRELVHVPEIAKDLLEQISFEARDSEFIDHKSGVSARMSITAFENLLSTAERRAIRNDENRTSLRFGDFLGVIPSITGKVELVYEGEQEGAAFVAQQLIGDSVKTLFPDYFPKIEQLQRPDETTPYDDLVEWFFESSGFELPDDLSDAEYKEKLDSIGPLKKLIEKHQPELKNEDSYFMKEFLLWALVEFKKLSKKRFSKGLQFKDLYGSYISGL; encoded by the coding sequence ATGGATAAAGAAAAAATAAAAGATCTTGGTGCGTTGAAAAAGGCTGGTTACGAAAGTAAAGGTATCAAAGATGAACTTCGGGATAACCTTAAAGAAAAGATAAAAAATAAAGAGAATGCTTTTACGGGAATTCATGGTTACGATTATACGGTAATTCCTGAACTTGAAAGAGCTATTCTTTCCAGGCACAATATTAATTTACTGGGCTTACGGGGTCAGGCCAAAACAAGACTTGCAAGACTCATGGTAAATTTATTAGATGAGTGGATGCCCGTTGTGGAAGGTTCAGAAATTAATGACGATCCATTAAAACCCATAAGTAGATATGCTAAAGAACTTATTAGGGAGAAAGGAGATAAAACTCCTGTTTCCTGGGTGCATAGAGATGAACGTTTTTTTGAGAAATTAGCTACTCCAGATGTAACAGTAGCCGATCTTATTGGTGATGTAGATCCTATAAAAGCTGCAAACTTAAAACTGAGCTATGCCGATGATCGTGTAATTCACTTCGGAATGATTCCGCGTGCGAACAGAAGTATTTTTGTCATTAATGAATTGCCAGACCTACAGGCCAGGATACAGGTCGCACTTTTTAATATCCTTCAGGAGGGAGATATTCAAATTAGAGGTTTTAAACTAAGGTTACCTTTAGATATGCAATTTGTCTTCACTGCAAATCCTGAAGATTACACAAACAGAGGTAGCATTGTAACCCCATTAAAAGACAGGATTGGATCTCAAATTCTTACTCATTACCCAGAAGATATTGAAACTGCAAAGGTCATTACTTCACAAGAGGCACAATTAGATGAAAGACAAAGAGAACTTGTACATGTTCCGGAGATTGCTAAAGACCTGCTGGAACAAATTAGTTTTGAAGCTCGCGATAGCGAATTTATAGATCACAAAAGCGGAGTGAGTGCCAGGATGAGCATCACTGCTTTTGAAAATTTGCTAAGTACCGCGGAAAGAAGGGCAATTAGAAATGATGAAAATAGAACCTCATTAAGATTTGGAGATTTTTTAGGAGTGATCCCCTCTATAACCGGTAAGGTGGAGCTGGTTTATGAAGGAGAGCAGGAGGGAGCGGCTTTTGTTGCACAGCAGCTTATAGGAGATTCGGTCAAAACACTTTTTCCTGACTATTTTCCGAAGATTGAACAACTTCAGAGACCAGATGAAACCACCCCTTATGACGATCTCGTAGAATGGTTTTTTGAAAGTTCAGGTTTTGAATTGCCTGATGATCTTTCAGATGCTGAATACAAAGAAAAATTAGATTCCATAGGACCCCTGAAAAAATTAATTGAAAAACATCAACCAGAACTTAAAAATGAAGATTCCTACTTCATGAAAGAATTCCTGTTATGGGCGCTGGTAGAATTTAAAAAACTGAGTAAGAAGAGATTTTCAAAAGGTCTTCAGTTTAAAGATCTTTATGGAAGCTATATCAGCGGATTATAA
- the thrA gene encoding bifunctional aspartate kinase/homoserine dehydrogenase I: MHILKFGGSSLASSERIKLVAQTIKNHLEKDTVVCVFSAFGGVTNDLLLMAEMAAKEDESYKEILLKNEKRHFEVVKELIPVTAQSAILSKVKNQFNRLETLYEGVFLLNELSDKTKHVISGFGETLSSQIISEYFKSLKIDSLWVDSSELIVCKNLNEKVQVNYERTNSNLKEFFKEKNADLFIVPGFVAKNDLGVPSTLGRGGSDFTAAIIAGALEVDKVLIYTDVNGMFTANPSLVPQAYPLKEISYEEAMELSHFGAKVLYPPTLQPLLDKNIEIHIKNTFEPDNPGTLISKSSKKNFRWVTGITHIDSIKLLNIEGSGMVGIPGFSKRFFEILFQENINVVLITQASSEHSICIAVKDDEAYKAKEALDEAFEVEIGYKKIKPVEIEENVSIIALVGDRMKSHHGLSGKMFSALGNNNINIRAIAQGSSERNISAVIAKKDVVKALNTLHEQFFEVPSKELNLFITGVGNVGSKLLDQLKKQEKYLLDKLRLKVRVLGLSNSKQMVFDDNGIDLQNWKEALSNGKRADKQKFFDSVKELNLRNSIFVDNTASPDISGWYKNYLANSISVVTCNKIACADAFENYQNLQDLTREYGASFLYETNVGAGLPIIDTLQNLVASGDRITKIQAVLSGSLNFVFNSYNGSEPFYKVVETAMKEGFTEPDPKIDLSGVDVARKILILARESGLQLELDDIEREDFLSEESLNSESNAKFFELLKQDEENFKKMYDQVDANNAELKYVAQLEDGKAKVGLQEVGAQHPFANLSGSDNIVLFFTERYPEQPLIVKGAGAGAEVTASGIFADIIRIGKK; encoded by the coding sequence ATGCATATCCTGAAATTTGGCGGTTCATCTTTAGCTAGTTCTGAACGTATAAAGTTGGTTGCCCAAACCATAAAAAATCATCTTGAAAAAGACACTGTTGTGTGTGTTTTTTCAGCATTCGGTGGAGTGACCAACGACCTTCTACTTATGGCTGAAATGGCTGCAAAAGAAGATGAGTCTTATAAAGAAATTCTTTTAAAGAATGAAAAAAGACATTTTGAAGTAGTAAAAGAACTTATTCCGGTCACTGCTCAAAGTGCAATCTTAAGTAAAGTAAAAAATCAATTTAATCGACTTGAGACCCTGTATGAAGGAGTTTTTCTGCTGAATGAACTATCAGATAAAACAAAACATGTGATCTCAGGTTTTGGAGAAACCTTAAGCTCTCAAATTATTTCTGAATATTTTAAAAGCCTTAAAATTGATAGTTTGTGGGTGGATTCAAGCGAGCTTATTGTTTGTAAGAACCTTAATGAGAAAGTCCAGGTGAATTATGAAAGAACCAATTCAAATCTAAAAGAGTTCTTTAAAGAAAAGAACGCCGATCTTTTTATAGTTCCGGGTTTTGTAGCCAAAAACGATCTGGGAGTGCCAAGTACTTTAGGGCGTGGAGGTTCAGATTTTACTGCCGCGATTATAGCCGGAGCCTTGGAAGTAGATAAAGTATTAATCTATACGGATGTAAACGGAATGTTTACGGCTAATCCAAGCCTGGTTCCACAAGCTTATCCTTTAAAAGAAATTTCTTATGAAGAGGCTATGGAGCTTTCTCATTTTGGAGCAAAAGTTTTGTATCCGCCTACTTTGCAACCATTGCTAGATAAGAATATTGAAATACATATTAAAAATACCTTTGAACCTGATAATCCTGGAACTTTAATTTCAAAGTCAAGTAAGAAAAACTTTAGATGGGTTACAGGAATTACCCATATAGATTCCATTAAGCTTTTAAATATTGAGGGAAGTGGGATGGTTGGTATTCCTGGCTTTTCCAAACGTTTCTTTGAGATCCTTTTTCAGGAAAATATCAATGTGGTCCTTATTACCCAGGCATCTTCAGAACATAGTATTTGTATTGCGGTAAAAGATGATGAAGCTTATAAAGCGAAAGAAGCCCTGGATGAAGCGTTTGAAGTGGAGATAGGCTATAAAAAAATCAAACCGGTAGAGATTGAAGAAAATGTTTCTATTATTGCCCTGGTAGGAGACCGCATGAAGAGTCATCATGGCTTAAGTGGAAAGATGTTTAGCGCGCTTGGAAACAATAATATCAATATTAGAGCTATTGCACAGGGTTCTTCTGAAAGGAATATATCTGCCGTAATCGCAAAAAAAGATGTTGTTAAAGCCCTGAATACACTACATGAACAATTTTTCGAAGTTCCTTCAAAAGAACTTAACTTATTTATTACGGGAGTTGGAAATGTTGGAAGTAAACTTCTGGATCAGCTAAAGAAACAGGAAAAGTATCTTCTGGATAAATTAAGGCTGAAAGTACGGGTTTTAGGACTTTCGAATTCTAAACAGATGGTATTTGATGACAATGGGATAGATCTTCAAAACTGGAAGGAAGCCCTATCTAATGGGAAAAGAGCTGATAAGCAAAAGTTCTTTGACAGCGTAAAAGAACTCAATCTTAGGAATAGCATTTTTGTAGATAATACAGCAAGTCCAGATATTTCTGGTTGGTATAAAAATTATCTGGCAAACTCAATTTCAGTAGTAACCTGCAATAAAATTGCCTGTGCAGATGCATTTGAGAACTATCAAAATCTCCAGGATCTCACCAGGGAATATGGCGCTTCATTTTTATATGAAACTAATGTGGGGGCTGGTCTCCCAATCATTGATACCTTACAAAACCTTGTTGCATCTGGAGATAGAATAACAAAGATACAGGCGGTTCTTTCTGGAAGCCTGAACTTTGTGTTTAATAGCTACAATGGCTCAGAACCATTTTATAAAGTGGTTGAAACTGCTATGAAAGAAGGCTTTACTGAACCCGATCCAAAAATAGACCTGAGCGGAGTGGATGTAGCCAGAAAGATCCTTATCCTCGCCAGAGAGAGTGGTTTGCAACTTGAACTGGATGATATTGAGAGAGAAGACTTTCTTTCTGAGGAAAGTCTTAATTCGGAAAGCAATGCGAAATTTTTTGAATTGCTAAAACAGGATGAAGAGAATTTCAAAAAAATGTATGATCAGGTAGATGCGAATAATGCCGAATTAAAATACGTAGCTCAATTGGAAGATGGGAAAGCAAAAGTAGGCCTGCAGGAAGTTGGTGCCCAGCATCCATTTGCAAACTTAAGCGGAAGTGATAATATCGTTTTATTCTTTACTGAACGATATCCCGAGCAGCCATTAATAGTAAAAGGAGCAGGAGCAGGAGCAGAGGTTACCGCTTCTGGAATTTTTGCCGATATTATAAGAATAGGAAAGAAGTAA